From a single Brettanomyces bruxellensis chromosome 7, complete sequence genomic region:
- the RPS4A gene encoding ribosomal protein S4A yields MARGPKHHLKRLAAPNHWMLDKLSGVYAPRPSAGPHKLRESLPLIVFLRNRLKYALNGREVKAILMERQVKVDGKVRTDTTFPAGFMDVISLDATNENFRLVYDIKGRFAIHRITPEEASYKLAKVKKVQLGKKGIPYIVTHDGRTIRYPDPAIKVGDSVKVDLDTGKISSFIKFETGKLAMVTGGRNLGRVGVITHKERHEGGFDLVYIKDSLDNTFITRLNNVFVIGEGAGKPWISLPKGKGVKLSISEERDRRRAAQGL; encoded by the exons ATGGCTAGAGGACC AAAGCATCATTTGAAGAGATTAGCAGCTCCAAACCACTGGATGTTGGACAAGTTGTCCGGTGTCTACGCACCAAGACCATCGGCTGGTCCACACAAGTTGAGGGAGTCACTACCTTTGATTGTGTTCTTGAGAAACAGACTTAAATATGCCTTGAACGGAAGAGAAGTCAAGGCTATTTTGATGGAGAGACAAGTCAAGGTTGATGGTAAGGTCAGAACCGACACCACCTTCCCAGCTGGTTTCATGGATGTTATCTCCCTGGATGCTACCAACGAGAACTTCAGATTGGTCTATGACATCAAGGGAAGATTCGCAATCCACAGAATCACCCCAGAAGAGGCTTCGTACAAGTTGGCCAAGGTTAAGAAGGTCCAGCTCGGAAAGAAGGGTATCCCATACATTGTTACACACGATGGAAGAACTATCAGATACCCAGATCCTGCCATCAAGGTTGGAGACAGTGTCAAGGTTGACTTGGACACAGGCAagatttcatctttcataAAGTTCGAGACTGGTAAGTTGGCTATGGTTACCGGTGGTCGTAACTTGGGAAGAGTTGGTGTCATCACCCACAAGGAGAGACACGAGGGAGGTTTCGATTTGGTCTACATCAAGGACTCTCTTGACAACACTTTCATCACCAGATTGAACAACGTTTTCGTCATTGGTGAGGGTGCTGGTAAGCCATGGATTTCCTTGCCAAAGGGTAAGGGTGTTAAGTTGTCTATTTCCGAGGAGAGAGACAGAAGAAGAGCTGCCCAGGGCTTGTAA
- a CDS encoding uncharacterized protein (SECRETED:SignalP(1-21)) has product MVINHFFSILLLASFLHVSGAESNPHLSTPDDQIVHIDLQKGARTPDFAEPMRELSHGTLNFLHTTDTHGWYLGHVNQKQYSSDWGDFISFAEQLKNCTAIEGGDLLLVDTGDRHDGNGLSDLTFPHGQVSETIFMNADYDLVTVGNHELYEASVSRYEYENMVPHYGPSYISTNVEYLKDDNTWTIFGNSTHRYFQTEINGYHVLALSFMFDFTGGNERVKVTPISEMVKKQWLSDLLSYYSQNKQVDILVVFGHLPVSHQWTEAGLLHHYLRTFFPDTFIQYFGGHSHIRDFAMYDNRSSALQSGRYCETVGFLSLSDFTSAETADSEVHRRYIDFNIHSFMHHTGKNTLSSFETDLGSSVSRRIASAAREMRLSDSWGYVPHNFYMSAADYYNSHDKKSLLRFLQDKIITQLKPELCELKGRQPLYKNTHNNSRSILINSGSIRYDLYKGDFTRNALFTVSPFSNKWKVVPNVPKDIAAQIQGILNAGDYIITGASTSRKHLPDLLSRYQKATNARVASAKMLNSHLDGGIPSMSRDQHVLHPIDTGKKSLSYGYVTHDDFGVYGDDTIHKELPIFRVPNVIASFEGGANSTRTPYTDLVFYDFIQDHILWALKVACGGNVKLYNDLAGNVSYYNDCSSKYNVGHLLKKYVQDHWPYK; this is encoded by the coding sequence ATGGTCATCaatcactttttttcgATTCTTCTGCTCGCCTCTTTTCTGCATGTCTCAGGTGCTGAGAGTAATCCTCATCTTTCCACCCCAGATGACCAGATTGTACACATTGACCTCCAAAAAGGGGCCAGAACGCCGGACTTCGCCGAACCAATGAGGGAGTTGAGTCACGGAACTCTCAACTTTTTACACACAACAGACACCCATGGCTGGTACTTGGGTCACGTGAACCAAAAGCAGTACTCATCCGACTGGGGCGATTTCATCTCGTTTGCCGAACAATTGAAGAACTGCACAGCCATAGAGGGTGGCGACCTCCTATTGGTTGATACGGGCGACCGGCACGACGGAAATGGGCTCTCAGATCTCACTTTTCCTCACGGGCAGGTTTCAGAGACCATATTTATGAATGCCGACTATGATTTGGTCACAGTTGGAAACCACGAGTTGTACGAAGCGAGTGTGTCCAGGTACGAGTACGAAAACATGGTCCCGCACTACGGGCCAAGTTACATTTCGACCAATGTTGAATATCTCAAGGATGACAACACTTGGACGATTTTTGGAAACAGTACTCACAGGTATTTCCAGACAGAGATAAACGGTTATCACGTACTTGCACTCTCCTTTATGTTTGACTTTACGGGTGGGAACGAACGCGTCAAAGTCACCCCAATATCGGAGATGGTGAAAAAGCAGTGGTTGTCCGATCTTCTCTCGTACTACTCGCAAAACAAGCAAGTTGACATTTTGGTTGTCTTTGGACACTTGCCTGTTTCTCACCAGTGGACTGAGGCAggtcttcttcatcattatttGCGTACTTTCTTCCCAGATACGTTTATCCAGTATTTTGGAGGCCATTCGCACATCAGAGACTTTGCAATGTACGATAACAGGTCTAGTGCGTTACAAAGCGGCAGATATTGCGAGACCGTCGGATTTTTGTCGCTTTCAGACTTCACAAGTGCAGAAACTGCGGATTCAGAGGTTCACAGACGGTATATAGATTTCAACATACACTCATTTATGCATCATACGGGGAAAAATACgctttcatcttttgaaacagATCTTGGATCATCTGTTTCTCGCAGAATTGCATCTGCTGCAAGGGAAATGAGACTTAGCGATTCATGGGGTTACGTTCCACACAATTTTTACATGTCGGCCGCTGATTACTACAATAGCCACGATAAGAAGTCTCTTCTCAGATTTTTGCAAGATAAGATCATAACACAACTCAAACCAGAGCTTTGCGAACTCAAGGGACGGCAACCGTTATACAAAAATACACATAACAACTCACGGTCCATACTCATCAATAGTGGATCTATCAGATACGATCTTTACAAGGGGGATTTCACGAGAAATGCACTTTTCACAGTTTCTCCTTTTAGCAATAAATGGAAAGTTGTTCCTAACGTGCCAAAAGATATAGCCGCACAAATTCAGGGAATCCTTAATGCTGGTGATTACATCATCACTGGGGCATCGACAAGTCGCAAGCATCTTCCAGATTTGCTCTCTCGTTACCAAAAGGCAACAAATGCCAGAGTTGCATCTGCGAAAATGCTTAACTCTCATTTAGATGGAGGAATACCAAGCATGTCACGTGATCAGCACGTACTACACCCCATAGATACAGGCAAGAAAAGCTTGTCGTACGGATATGTTACGCATGATGATTTTGGAGTATATGGCGATGATACAATCCATAAAGAGCTTCCGATCTTCCGTGTTCCAAACGTTATTGCATCGTTTGAAGGAGGTGCAAACAGCACCCGTACACCATATACAGATCTGGTCTTTTACGACTTCATACAGGACCATATACTATGGGCATTAAAAGTTGCGTGCGGTGGAAATGTGAAGCTTTACAATGACTTGGCTGGCAATGTTTCTTATTACAATGATTGCTCATCCAAGTACAATGTGGGCCatttgttgaagaaatatgtGCAAGATCATTGGCCCTACAAGTAg
- the SCH9 gene encoding Serine/threonine-protein kinase, translated as MSEFARSLFGFAKTKQVQQQNTIRPSSPPPDFPLKMMPHTASPTIALSDNSFATGTTIKGERGEIKTHLDRQASGMSSGRQHSQLTAQLHHGEKAGANSRDSEGSEGSTGRESEGTLGSEKTVKTLSAESAGEEKQAGGTARIPRGKLRVTVDRAVDLNVMVENSRPYVVCTFENSEFVTGFPYSFDTARQSIPEEEGAINQQMKHQQVIRPPFNRQSSSSRSLNIRPGSMHSRNPVWNESSIFDVIGQNSEIEVSVYDASQDDFFLGHARIRPRTDAENKTEGWYSLRSRISSEMVTGRVQIRFEYTKIGKHHYSPQDFEILRLLGKGTFGQVFQVKKKDSGRVYAMKVLSKKAIVKKKEVAHTIGERDILVTTSTSDSAFIVGLKFSFQTPTDLYLVTDFMSGGELFWHLQKEGRFSEDRARFYIAELVLALQHLHDNGIVYRDLKPENILLDANGHIALCDFGLSKANLSANGTTNTFCGTTEYLAPEVLLDESGYTKMVDFWSLGVLIFEMCCGWSPFYAENTQQMYKNIAFGKVRFPKEVLSPEGRSFVKGLLNRNPKHRLGALQDARELMAHPFFRDVDWNLLHDKKIPPPFVPHIANELDTSNFDPEFTNASTSAINRQFIMGSTPLPTAMQDKFKGFTYVDDSTMFDHLSNLSVKRGNSLKPQYGSLIPGNPNLPPDEEVIEDDSDLDESNDDRRDGANEDEMDIDDDDEDEFVNGPFDL; from the coding sequence ATGTCAGAATTCGCAAGAAGCTTGTTTGGGTTCGCCAAAACCAAGCAGGTCCAGCAACAAAATACCATAAGGCCATCTTCGCCACCACCGGATTTCCCCCTGAAGATGATGCCACACACTGCCTCGCCCACAATTGCCCTCAGCGATAATTCGTTTGCCACCGGGACGACGATCAAGGGGGAGCGGGGTGAGATAAAGACGCACCTCGACCGGCAGGCGTCGGGCATGAGCAGCGGGCGGCAGCACAGTCAGCTCACGGCGCAGCTGCACCACGGGGAGAAGGCAGGGGCAAACTCGCGAGACAGCGAGGGATCAGAAGGGAGCACCGGGAGAGAGAGCGAGGGAACTTTGGGGAGCGAAAAAACTGTAAAAACTCTAAGCGCGGAATCCGCAGGGGAGGAAAAACAGGCCGGCGGCACGGCGCGAATTCCCCGCGGTAAGTTGAGGGTGACCGTTGACCGGGCCGTCGATTTAAACGTGATGGTAGAAAACTCAAGACCTTACGTGGTTTGCACTTTTGAGAACTCCGAGTTTGTGACCGGCTTCCCCTACAGCTTCGACACAGCCCGGCAAAGTATCCCGGAGGAGGAAGGTGCAATAAATCAGCAGATGAAGCATCAGCAGGTTATCCGGCCTCCATTTAACCGGCAAAGCTCCTCCAGCAGGAGCCTCAACATCCGCCCGGGTAGCATGCACTCGCGAAATCCCGTGTGGAACGAATCGTCGATTTTCGACGTTATTGGACAGAATTCTGAGATCGAAGTGAGTGTTTACGATGCAAGTCAGGACGATTTTTTCTTGGGCCACGCGAGAATCCGGCCCAGAACCGATGCAGAAAACAAGACCGAGGGCTGGTACAGTCTCCGGTCTCGTATCTCGTCGGAAATGGTGACTGGTCGTGTGCAAATCCGGTTTGAATACACGAAAATTGGAAAACACCACTACTCGCCTCAGGACTTCGAGATCCTGCGACTATTGGGCAAGGGTACGTTCGGACAGGTGTTCcaggtgaagaagaaggactCGGGCCGGGTGTATGCGATGAAGGTGCTCTCGAAAAAGGcaattgtgaaaaaaaaggaggtgGCACACACAATTGGAGAGAGAGACATCTTGGTGACGACTTCCACGTCGGACTCCGCGTTCATCGTGGGGCTCAAGTTCTCGTTTCAGACACCCACAGACTTGTACTTGGTGACGGACTTTATGAGTGGAGGTGAGTTGTTTTGGCATTTGCAAAAAGAGGGCCGGTTTAGCGAGGATCGGGCAAGATTCTACATTGCAGAGCTGGTGCTGGCATTGCAGCATTTGCACGATAACGGCATCGTCTACCGGGACTTGAAGCCCGAAAATATCCTTTTGGATGCAAACGGACACATTGCATTGTGCGATTTTGGACTCTCCAAAGCTAACTTATCGGCAAACGGCACAACAAACACATTTTGCGGCACAACCGAGTACTTGGCCCCGGAAGTTTTGCTTGATGAGTCTGGATACACCAAGATGGTCGACTTCTGGTCTCTCGGAGtgcttatttttgaaatgtgCTGCGGATGGTCGCCATTCTATGCCGAAAACACCCAGCAGATGTACAAAAACATCGCTTTTGGCAAAGTGCGGTTCCCCAAGGAGGTCCTATCTCCTGAAGGCCGGTCATTTGTCAAGGGTCTTCTCAACAGAAACCCCAAACATCGTCTGGGAGCACTTCAGGATGCCCGTGAGTTGATGGCACATCCATTTTTCCGTGATGTAGACTGGAACCTGCTTCACGATAAGAAGATCCCACCTCCCTTCGTCCCGCACATTGCCAACGAACTTGATACATCCAACTTTGATCCCGAATTCACCAATGCATCGACCTCTGCCATCAACAGGCAATTTATCATGGGTTCTACACCCTTACCTACGGCCATGCAGGATAAATTTAAAGGTTTCACATATGTTGATGATTCCACAATGTTTGACCACTTGAGCAACTTGTCCGTCAAGCGGGGAAACTCACTCAAACCTCAGTATGGCTCCTTGATCCCGGGAAACCCGAACCTCCCGCCTGATGAGGAGGTCATCGAGGATGATTCCGACCTGGATGAGTCCAACGACGATCGACGCGACGGTGCCAACGAGGACGAGATGGACATTGATGACGATGACGAAGACGAATTTGTGAATGGGCCTTTTGACCTGTGA
- a CDS encoding uncharacterized protein (SECRETED:SignalP(1-29)~CAZy:GH47): MIRHENKTGWAVYWVICGLLALLADLGMCMPAKTNESDVFEKYTYRSNYSDSELFQSTYTEKHLDLLRNETRNLFYYGFNQYMKYGYPYDEVKPISCIPHRRNRRNYRETTRNDVLGNFTLTLLDNLDTFVIMGDQQGFEEAVDKVRRLFTKFDIDSTVQVFETNIRILGGLLSAHLYAVDPRKGHCIKGYDGFLLRLAYDLGKRLVIAFDNNIDDPAKFNDDIPVIIPFPRTNLLKGPSYVPSQLQAEQCTSGVTSFVVEFSLLSRLTGDHIFEDISRYTFLRIWHMRTGHDLIPMTIRTNKFMFTDSLTGVGASIDSFYEYALKYAILFDDEEFFRIWASSYRALLINSQNSEGFFPNVNVKSGLELSEWIDALGGFFPGLQALSGDIPNAILSHRIYLKLWNYYGAIPERWNHNAERSEPLFEYLKRPYRNGDLLDGFDEETTNEFLLKNSVALEWYPLRPEFVESTYYLYQATKDPLYLRIGEAFLQRFRSEFIAPCGFGGVLDVRTGTRQDRMESFVLGETLKYLYLLFDAGNALHGSQSASSNTIFSTEAHPLWYDQELVRMYSGPVFRLKKDDRDLYRGKKHYISDRVGNMNRLRGIFSPITSSQYAERLEKAFVQLKRHFYGNVENSWQELYVTDKVRKLLLGRKLGNMTVGERIFVHANLHKKLASFSERSEYYSEDGWWTNKVPKQLTDQYIVDPDYLGLAKCTASKSREQHFLVSPIFSDDTSFYRSDLMHQLSLRRPPYLPNSANPELELDFAFYDRFVQGKPICLAPSNTTVFGAVMEEPTNENRGTRIVKLSNKQDRSTAGIYIDDLSSFRAVFEKQKPGDLNSFGEYVHFEEADRNTVNKTSMEALRILKINGYHVGKNENVWVNSNSSGINVAKGLSYNNEGIVEINRIPVINMRAISK, translated from the coding sequence ATGATACGGCACGAAAACAAAACAGGATGGGCCGTTTATTGGGTGATATGTGGACTGCTGGCACTTTTGGCTGATCTGGGCATGTGTATGCCAGCTAAGACGAACGAGTCAgatgtatttgaaaaatatacataCAGGTCGAATTATTCGGATTCAGAGCTCTTTCAATCAACATACACGGAAAAGCATCTTGATCTGCTACGAAATGAGACGAGAAATCTGTTCTATTATGGATTTAATCAGTATATGAAATATGGATATCCATATGATGAAGTAAAGCCTATAAGCTGCATTCCACACCGGAGAAATCGCCGGAATTATAGAGAGACGACTAGAAATGACGTTTTGGGAAATTTCACATTGACTCTCCTCGATAACTTGGATACTTTTGTCATAATGGGGGACCAGCAaggatttgaagaagcagtTGACAAAGTGAGGCGCTTATTCACAAAATTCGATATTGATTCCACTGTTCAGGTGTTTGAAACTAACATCAGGATTCTAGGTGGGTTGTTGAGCGCACATTTGTATGCTGTTGACCCCAGAAAGGGGCATTGCATTAAAGGATATGATGGATTTTTGCTCCGGTTGGCTTACGATTTGGGTAAAAGACTAGTGATTGCATTCGATAACAATATAGACGACCCGGCCAAATTCAATGATGATATTCCCGTCATCATTCCGTTTCCTCGCACGAACCTTTTGAAAGGTCCAAGCTATGTGCCATCACAATTGCAAGCCGAACAGTGCACTTCTGGCGTAACATCGTTTGTCGTTGAGTTTTCACTACTTTCAAGACTTACCGGCGATCATATCTTTGAGGATATTAGTCGGTACACGTTTTTGAGGATTTGGCATATGCGAACTGGGCATGACCTCATACCGATGACGATCAGAACCAATAAATTCATGTTTACAGACAGCCTAACCGGCGTTGGGGCCTCAATCGACTCATTTTACGAGTATGCGTTGAAGTATGCGATACTTTTCGATGATGAGGAGTTTTTCAGGATTTGGGCCTCATCCTACAGAGCTCTTCTCATCAACTCACAAAATTCAGAAGGGTTCTTCCCTAACGTAAACGTGAAAAGCGGTCTCGAGCTTTCCGAATGGATCGATGCATTAGGGGGCTTTTTTCCTGGTCTTCAGGCTCTTTCTGGCGATATTCCGAATGCAATACTTTCGCACAGGATATACTTGAAGCTGTGGAATTACTATGGTGCGATTCCGGAGCGTTGGAATCACAATGCAGAACGTTCCGAGCcactttttgaatatttgaagaGACCGTATCGAAATGGCGATCTTCTTGATGGGTTTGATGAGGAGACCACAAATGAGTTTCTTCTCAAGAACTCGGTTGCCTTAGAATGGTATCCGCTTCGGCCCGAATTCGTCGAGTCCACATACTATCTTTACCAGGCTACCAAAGATCCACTTTACTTGAGAATTGGAGAGGCCTTTCTCCAAAGGTTTCGGTCCGAATTTATTGCACCATGTGGATTTGGTGGTGTCTTGGATGTTAGAACTGGTACAAGGCAGGACAGAATGGAGAGTTTCGTCTTAGGTGAAACGTTAAAATACTTGTATTTGCTATTTGATGCAGGTAATGCATTGCATGGGTCTCAAAGTGCCAGCAGCAACACAATCTTTTCTACCGAGGCACACCCTCTTTGGTATGATCAGGAGCTTGTGAGAATGTACAGTGGGCCGGTGTTCAGGCTCAAGAAGGATGACAGAGACCTTTACAGAGGGAAAAAGCATTATATAAGCGATAGAGTGGGAAACATGAACCGCCTAAGAGGAATTTTCAGCCCAATTACATCTAGCCAGTATGCGGAACGGCTTGAGAAGGCGTTTGTACAGTTGAAAAGACATTTCTATGGCAATGTTGAGAACAGTTGGCAAGAGCTCTATGTCACGGATAAGGTTCGgaagcttcttcttggaAGAAAGCTTGGAAACATGACTGTTGGCGAGAGAATTTTCGTTCACGCTAATCTTCACAAAAAGCTAGCCTCATTTTCTGAAAGATCGGAGTACTACAGCGAAGATGGTTGGTGGACCAATAAAGTACCAAAACAGCTAACAGACCAGTACATAGTGGATCCAGACTATCTTGGTCTGGCGAAATGTACTGCTTCCAAGTCTCGTGAGCAACACTTTCTGGTTTCGCCAATATTTAGTGATGATACCTCGTTCTACAGGTCCGACTTGATGCACCAACTGAGCCTCAGAAGACCTCCGTATCTTCCAAATAGCGCAAACCCAGAGCTGGAGCTCGATTTTGCGTTCTATGATCGTTTTGTACAGGGTAAACCGATCTGCTTGGCTCCTTCAAACACTACAGTGTTTGGTGCAGTGATGGAGGAACCAACAAACGAAAATAGAGGTACCAGAATTGTGAAACTTAGCAATAAGCAGGATCGTTCGACTGCTGGCATATACATTGATGATCTAAGCTCTTTCCGGGCAGTTTTTGAGAAGCAGAAACCCGGGGATTTGAACTCTTTTGGCGAATACGTGCATTTTGAAGAGGCAGACCGAAATACAGTGAATAAGACAAGCATGGAAGCTCTGaggatattgaaaataaacgGATATCATGTCGGCAAGAACGAGAACGTCTGGGTGAACTCGAACTCAAGTGGAATAAACGTTGCTAAAGGACTTTCATACAACAATGAAGGTATTGTTGAAATCAATCGAATTCCGGTGATCAACATGAGGGCTATAAGTAAATAA
- a CDS encoding uncharacterized protein (BUSCO:EOG09264XM2), producing MNFTRTTSLQATLKSSCFKAYLARKAVLLSPIAFFSTKASNPSYFTLFPQTFPKGGPPESSFVVNNRSLKKEYRKLQAANHPDLINNLNKSESDDKTKHLSSSLINAAYSTLNDPLKRSQYLLKTRAGIDLTSDAAAHKYEFADREILMQILDIHESLENMKNEEEAEKARDENKTRMKGSINKLTALYEKKPINYDEIALETIKLKYWYNIKNALKQWQPGQPVNLTH from the coding sequence ATGAATTTCACAAGAACTACCAGCCTCCAGGCAACCCTCAAGAGCTCATGCTTTAAGGCTTACCTAGCGAGAAAAGCGGTTCTTTTGTCTCCAATagccttcttttcaacaaaagCAAGCAATCCAAGCTACTTCACACTCTTCCCACAAACGTTTCCCAAAGGAGGACCTCCGGAAAGCTCTTTTGTGGTAAATAACCGAAGCCTCAAAAAGGAATACCGGAAATTGCAAGCCGCCAACCATCCGGATTTGATAAATAACCTGAACAAAAGTGAGAGCGATGACAAAACAAAGCAtctatcttcatctttgatTAATGCCGCATATTCGACCCTCAACGATCCCCTCAAAAGGTCTCAGTATCTATTGAAAACAAGAGCAGGTATTGATTTAACAAGTGATGCCGCTGCACATAAATACGAGTTCGCTGACAGGGAGATATTGATGCAAATTCTTGATATTCATGAAAGTTTAGAAAACATGAAGAACGAGGAGGAGGCAGAAAAGGCGAGGGATGAAAATAAGACCAGAATGAAGGGAAGTATAAATAAGCTCACTGCACTCTACGAGAAAAAGCCTATAAATTACGACGAAATTGCCCTAGAAACGATTAAGTTGAAGTATTGGTACAATATCAAAAATGCACTCAAGCAATGGCAACCCGGCCAGCCGGTGAATCTCACTCACTAA
- the CLB2 gene encoding G2/mitotic-specific cyclin yields MSRNTSSMQLDEENLPRGISAQAKNEASKIVKPVHIQRASRPVLIDVNSNRNGTSLRRTRHRSTISSPFVTRQRDLGAKKDRGEAEGPPKEVGMAESGVGGRAEGSNGGNNVGSSGRNHSVESSNAIGSSNHLPTASASRGLSRQDNGAYFAENRADEARYSLKRQAPEPEQEPASTKKMKVEPEYSWEDLDAEDADDPLMVSEYVQEIFDYLHELELKALPDPNYLEWQRNLRPKMRSILVDWMVEVHLKFRLLPETLYLSINIMDRFMSREMVQVDRLQLLATGSLFIAAKYEEVYSPSVKNYAYVTDGGFTEDEILQAERFILEILNFDMSYPNPMNFLRRISKADDYDVQARTIGKYLLEITAIDYKFIGYLPSLCAASAMYISRKMLGKFDWNGNLIHYSGGYRESDMRETCEMMIDYLVGPIVHEEFFKKYASRRFMKVSILARQWAKKLVRQGKDIMDAIV; encoded by the coding sequence ATGTCGAGAAACACATCAAGCATGCAGCTGGATGAGGAGAACCTGCCACGTGGGATTTCCGCACAGGCGAAAAACGAGGCTTCGAAAATAGTAAAGCCTGTGCATATACAGCGGGCCAGTCGGCCGGTGTTGATAGATGTGAACAGTAACCGAAACGGGACGAGTTTGAGACGCACACGCCATCGGAGCACGATTAGTTCGCCGTTTGTGACGCGTCAGAGGGATTTGGGGGCAAAAAAGGACAGGGGAGAGGCCGAAGGGCCGCCGAAAGAGGTTGGTATGGCAGAAAGTGGAGTTGGAGGTAGAGCTGAGGGTTCAAATGGTGGAAATAATGTTGGAAGTTCTGGTAGAAATCATAGTGTTGAAAGTTCTAATGCTATTGGAAGCTCAAACCACCTCCCTACTGCTTCTGCAAGCAGAGGGCTTTCCAGACAGGATAATGGAGCATACTTTGCCGAAAACAGGGCTGACGAGGCGCGGTATTCGCTAAAAAGGCAAGCCCCTGAGCCGGAGCAGGAACCAGcaagcacaaaaaagatgaaagtgGAGCCGGAATACTCGTGGGAAGACTTAGATGCAGAAGATGCAGACGACCCACTCATGGTGAGCGAGTATGTGCAGGAGATATTCGATTATTTGCACGAGTTGGAGCTGAAAGCACTTCCTGATCCAAACTACTTGGAGTGGCAGCGGAATTTGAGGCCGAAAATGCGGTCGATATTGGTCGATTGGATGGTGGAGGTGCACTTGAAGTTCCGGCTGCTTCCAGAAACTTTGTACCTCTCGATAAACATCATGGACAGGTTCATGTCGCGAGAAATGGTGCAGGTCGATCGACTCCAGCTACTTGCGACGGGGTCGCTATTCATCGCGGCCAAATACGAGGAGGTGTACTCTCCAAGCGTGAAAAACTACGCTTATGTCACCGATGGCGGTTTTACGGAGGATGAGATCTTGCAAGCAGAGCGCTTTATCTTGGAGATCTTGAACTTCGACATGAGCTATCCGAACCCGATGAATTTCCTGCGGCGTATTTCCAAAGCTGATGATTACGATGTCCAGGCAAGAACCATCGGCAAGTACTTGCTTGAAATCACCGCTATCGACTATAAATTCATCGGTTACCTCCCGTCTCTTTGTGCTGCCTCTGCCATGTATATTTCTCGCAAGATGCTTGGCAAATTCGACTGGAACGGCAACCTGATACATTACAGTGGTGGTTATCGTGAGTCCGACATGCGTGAAACGTGTGAGATGATGATAGATTACTTGGTTGGGCCCATTGTGCACGAGGagtttttcaagaaatacGCTTCACGAAGATTTATGAAGGTTTCGATACTTGCCCGGCAGTGGGCCAAGAAGTTGGTGCGGCAGGGGAAGGACATAATGGATGCAATTGTGTGA